The Lachnospiraceae bacterium oral taxon 500 genome window below encodes:
- a CDS encoding glucose-6-phosphate isomerase codes for MNAKFEASTISLPLRQQSESIWSRMRENRFYGRDYSAEHISALQEKARAVREKCQSFLLIGVGGSNGAARAIIEGLDKNGSPKIVYAGNGLSPRQMSRLLQEVEEKDVCLNIIAKNFQTLEPGSHFRMLRAAMEKKYGLAEAAARIVVTGSKGSLLEEIAAENGYTFLEFEPEIGGRFSAFSNVGLFPMAVAGIDIAALLAGHREMLAEMEDSAHFLHDYVAYRQGAYQQGYKIEVLSACDLDFREWLKWWVQLFGESEGKEKKGLYPDGLCFSEDLHSMGQFLQDGSPILIETFLRIKNYGEAVEVAASRIQDDFAYLEGKSFARINREMEEATLGAHREEGIPAFLLEMEDMSEKEWGKLFVFFMAAVVLSAEIMGVNPFNQDGVEKYKQKMFQRLWMDGR; via the coding sequence ATGAACGCAAAATTTGAGGCCAGTACCATTTCCTTACCGCTCCGTCAGCAATCAGAAAGCATTTGGAGCCGGATGCGGGAGAACCGTTTTTACGGTCGGGATTATTCGGCGGAACATATTTCGGCTTTGCAGGAAAAAGCACGGGCGGTCAGAGAAAAGTGTCAAAGTTTTCTGCTGATCGGGGTAGGCGGCTCCAATGGTGCCGCTCGGGCAATCATTGAAGGGCTTGATAAAAATGGCAGCCCGAAGATCGTTTATGCCGGCAATGGTCTGTCGCCCCGGCAAATGTCCCGTCTTTTGCAAGAAGTAGAAGAAAAGGACGTTTGTTTAAATATCATTGCCAAAAACTTTCAGACCCTGGAACCGGGCAGTCATTTTCGGATGCTGCGCGCAGCCATGGAAAAAAAATACGGCTTGGCGGAGGCGGCGGCCAGAATCGTTGTGACCGGCAGCAAAGGTTCTTTACTGGAAGAAATAGCGGCCGAAAACGGTTATACTTTTTTGGAGTTTGAGCCGGAGATCGGTGGTCGTTTTTCGGCGTTTTCCAATGTCGGGCTTTTTCCGATGGCGGTGGCGGGCATAGATATTGCCGCTTTGCTGGCCGGACACCGGGAAATGCTGGCGGAAATGGAGGACAGTGCTCACTTTTTGCATGATTATGTGGCGTACCGGCAGGGGGCCTATCAGCAAGGCTATAAGATCGAGGTCTTATCAGCCTGTGACTTGGACTTTCGTGAATGGCTGAAGTGGTGGGTACAGCTTTTCGGCGAATCCGAAGGCAAGGAGAAAAAAGGACTGTATCCCGACGGTCTTTGCTTTTCCGAAGATTTACATTCAATGGGACAGTTTTTGCAAGACGGCAGTCCGATTTTAATTGAAACCTTTTTGCGGATAAAAAATTACGGAGAAGCGGTGGAAGTGGCAGCTTCCCGGATTCAGGATGATTTTGCATATTTGGAAGGCAAAAGCTTTGCCCGGATTAACCGGGAAATGGAGGAGGCCACACTCGGTGCGCATCGGGAGGAAGGGATTCCGGCTTTTTTGCTGGAGATGGAGGATATGAGTGAAAAAGAATGGGGCAAGCTCTTTGTCTTTTTCATGGCGGCAGTGGTGCTGTCGGCCGAAATCATGGGAGTCAATCCTTTTAATCAGGATGGCGTGGAAAAATACAAGCAAAAAATGTTTCAGCGGCTGTGGATGGATGGCAGATAA
- a CDS encoding 6-phosphofructokinase yields the protein MANNLLIIHGGGPTAVLNCSLYGTIRQAQKERQIDEIYGADGGMGGALREDLIDLRQQKPEDIEKLLITPGSAIGTSRDPMEAEDYARLLSVLEKHQIRYVLLNGGNGTMDTCGKLARACAGTDIRVMGIPKTIDNDLAVIDHSPGYASAARYLAESVKEAVFDVKGLAIHVVVIEAMGRNAGWLTAASAWARQEAGDGPDLILLPENAFVEEEFLAKVKALYEAKGGVVVVASEGLRGPDGTPVTPPVFQTGRSLYFGDVSSHLAMLITKKLGIKARSEKPGILGRASIHLRSEIDVKEAILVGEEAVKAAVAGESGKMVGLRRLSNQPYQSESFLIPVEQVMLAEKQMPAQYFSRYDVTPAFLEWLRPLMGGELPELVSFRR from the coding sequence ATGGCAAATAATTTATTGATCATTCATGGCGGCGGGCCGACGGCCGTGTTGAATTGTTCTCTTTATGGCACAATTCGGCAGGCGCAGAAAGAACGGCAGATTGACGAGATTTACGGCGCTGACGGTGGAATGGGCGGAGCGCTGCGGGAGGACTTGATTGATTTGCGCCAGCAAAAACCGGAAGACATTGAAAAGTTGCTGATTACACCCGGTTCGGCCATCGGCACCTCGCGTGATCCGATGGAAGCGGAAGATTATGCCCGCCTGCTGTCGGTTTTAGAGAAGCATCAGATTCGCTATGTGCTGTTAAACGGCGGCAACGGCACCATGGACACTTGCGGTAAGTTGGCTCGGGCCTGTGCCGGGACGGATATTCGGGTGATGGGCATTCCCAAAACGATTGACAACGATTTGGCAGTGATTGACCATAGCCCCGGTTATGCCAGTGCTGCCAGATATTTAGCGGAGAGCGTTAAAGAGGCTGTTTTTGACGTTAAGGGTTTGGCCATTCATGTGGTGGTGATTGAGGCCATGGGTCGAAACGCCGGTTGGCTGACAGCCGCTTCGGCTTGGGCCAGACAGGAAGCGGGCGATGGCCCGGACTTGATTCTTTTGCCGGAAAATGCTTTTGTGGAAGAAGAGTTTTTGGCTAAGGTCAAAGCCTTATATGAAGCCAAAGGCGGAGTGGTAGTAGTGGCCAGCGAAGGGCTGCGCGGGCCGGACGGAACGCCGGTGACGCCGCCGGTCTTTCAAACCGGCCGGTCTCTTTATTTTGGCGATGTCAGCTCGCATTTGGCGATGCTGATCACTAAAAAGCTGGGGATTAAAGCCCGGTCGGAAAAGCCCGGTATTTTGGGGCGGGCATCTATTCATCTGCGCTCGGAGATTGATGTTAAAGAAGCAATTTTAGTCGGAGAAGAAGCGGTCAAAGCGGCAGTCGCCGGAGAAAGCGGGAAAATGGTGGGGCTGCGCCGCCTCAGCAATCAGCCGTACCAATCGGAAAGCTTTTTAATTCCGGTCGAGCAGGTGATGCTGGCGGAGAAGCAAATGCCGGCTCAGTATTTCAGCCGCTACGACGTGACCCCGGCTTTTTTGGAATGGCTGCGGCCGCTGATGGGCGGAGAACTGCCGGAACTGGTTAGTTTTCGCCGCTGA